One part of the Lapillicoccus jejuensis genome encodes these proteins:
- a CDS encoding beta-galactosidase: MSRPTAPGRPRRRALLSGLAALTTVAATALASTATAGAAPATPALPAAAHAAVPAAPSAGARTVTYDGYSFLVEGQRTYLWSGEVHYFRLPSPSLWLDIFQKMKAAGFNATSLYVDWGYHSAKQGQYDFTGIRDVDAVLDAAQQAGLYVIARPAPYINAEVDGGGYPGWMSTTPGQNRSPDPTYLAYADEWQSQIDAILARRQLTNGGGPVIAYQVENEYYNGSAAGRAYLQHMEDKARADGITVPLTGNNNGTFNSGAGALDVDGPDSYPQGFDCSNPTRWNGVPDISYDHPAGKPLYTPEFQGGAFDPWGGPGYDKCAQLIDDQFANVFYKNNIAVGATAQSFYMLFGGTNWGWLGMPENYTSYDYGAAIRETRQLDPKYDEDKLIGYLTQSVAPLTKTDPLAVTAPDDTAVVDTARINPDTRTQFHVLRHADSTSTAVDRTHVSLDLAATGSTSYSYDDADTTHLQYTGSAWQHVADQSYTGGDYQRTESFSDHAGDSVSVPFSGTAIRWIAPTAANHGLADVYLDGVKQTTVDGYSPGTDFQKVLFQKSGLSDGPHTLKIVVDGTHSDGSGGSYVSVDAVDLSVPPPALVVPQQPGTAITLNGRDSHILVANDAFGAQQLRYSTSEIMTTATIGDRDVALLYGDQGTDGETVLHYASQPTVTVQANGTAGSVTSTWDAATGDLRLNYRHGGLARVTVSGGGAARPVLLLLADKPTAETFWRQDTAAGPVLVRGTHLLRTATTLGTTLALTGDNGDDNGIEVFASAASGSSVTWNGARVQTRATTSGSRVGVISVRQPVTLPALTDWKHAEESPESAPGFDDSRWVTADKTTSNSVDGDPTTPVLYADDYGFHTGNVWYRGRFTGSAGATGITLTSPSGGAAQSFSVWLNGTFLGSSRTGAGTFSFPAGTQKVGADNVLSVLTIDMGHEEDYNSTNGNKSARGLTSAALVGSPLSSITWRLQGDQGGEDVPDPVRGPLSTGGLYGERAGWHLPGFPDAGWASTTLPTSDTRAGVSWYRTTTTLALPKGQDTSVGLTIADDPSRHYRAELFVNGWMVGNYVNDLGPQHSFPVPNGILDTRGRNTIAIAVWNLDGSTGGLGAVSLTSYGTWTSPLQVSMNDSPGYDRARYAQPSAPKASVALAVPDGVTAGSTFTAKATVSVPTGAPAATSLTPRLVVPAGWSASAPSPVVVGRVAPGGSATVSWTVTAPATLPSSSALSVTVGYQQGRTGGILRDERIVRALPAPPAAGQDAVSSLPFLSTTNGWGPVERDTSNGEKAAGDGHPLTVAGAVYAKGLGTNAVSDVTLYTAGRCTRFTGSVGVDDETGGAGTVTFSVLADGKAVYTSPVLRGHQAAVPVDVDVSGAQSVDLVVGDGGDGNGNDHGDWLTPVLTCG; this comes from the coding sequence ATGTCTCGACCCACCGCACCCGGGCGACCGCGCCGCCGCGCGCTCCTGTCCGGGCTCGCCGCCCTCACCACCGTGGCCGCCACGGCTCTCGCCTCGACGGCGACCGCCGGCGCGGCGCCGGCGACCCCGGCCCTGCCCGCCGCGGCCCACGCCGCCGTACCGGCGGCGCCGTCGGCGGGCGCGCGCACCGTCACCTACGACGGGTACTCGTTCCTCGTCGAGGGGCAGCGCACCTACCTGTGGTCGGGGGAGGTGCACTACTTCAGGCTGCCGAGCCCCTCGCTGTGGCTCGACATCTTCCAGAAGATGAAGGCCGCCGGGTTCAACGCGACCTCGCTCTACGTCGACTGGGGCTACCACTCGGCGAAGCAGGGCCAGTACGACTTCACCGGCATCCGCGACGTGGACGCCGTCCTCGACGCGGCCCAGCAGGCGGGCCTCTACGTCATCGCCCGTCCGGCGCCCTACATCAACGCCGAGGTCGACGGCGGCGGCTACCCCGGCTGGATGTCGACGACGCCCGGCCAGAACCGCTCACCCGACCCGACCTACCTCGCCTACGCAGACGAGTGGCAGTCGCAGATCGACGCCATCCTCGCCAGGCGGCAGCTGACGAACGGCGGCGGCCCGGTCATCGCCTACCAGGTCGAGAACGAGTACTACAACGGCAGCGCCGCCGGCCGCGCCTACCTGCAGCACATGGAGGACAAGGCCCGCGCGGACGGCATCACCGTGCCCCTCACCGGCAACAACAACGGCACCTTCAACTCCGGTGCGGGTGCGCTCGACGTCGACGGTCCCGACTCCTACCCGCAGGGCTTCGACTGCTCGAACCCCACGCGGTGGAACGGCGTCCCCGACATCTCCTACGACCACCCGGCGGGCAAGCCGCTCTACACGCCGGAGTTCCAGGGCGGCGCCTTCGACCCGTGGGGTGGCCCGGGCTACGACAAGTGCGCCCAGCTGATCGACGACCAGTTCGCGAACGTGTTCTACAAGAACAACATCGCGGTCGGCGCCACCGCGCAGAGCTTCTACATGCTCTTCGGCGGCACCAACTGGGGCTGGCTCGGGATGCCGGAGAACTACACGTCGTACGACTACGGAGCAGCCATCCGCGAGACCCGGCAGCTGGACCCGAAGTACGACGAGGACAAGCTCATCGGCTACCTCACCCAGTCGGTCGCGCCGTTGACCAAGACCGACCCGCTCGCCGTCACGGCCCCGGACGACACCGCCGTCGTCGACACCGCCCGGATCAACCCCGACACGCGGACGCAGTTCCACGTGCTGCGCCACGCGGACTCGACCTCCACGGCGGTCGACCGGACGCACGTCAGCCTCGACCTGGCGGCGACCGGCTCGACGTCGTACAGCTACGACGACGCGGACACGACGCACCTGCAGTACACCGGCAGCGCCTGGCAGCACGTGGCGGACCAGAGCTACACCGGCGGCGACTACCAGCGCACGGAGTCCTTCTCCGACCACGCCGGTGACTCGGTGTCGGTCCCGTTCTCCGGGACGGCGATCCGGTGGATCGCCCCGACCGCGGCCAACCACGGGCTGGCTGACGTCTACCTCGACGGCGTCAAGCAGACGACCGTCGACGGCTACAGCCCCGGCACCGACTTCCAGAAGGTGCTGTTCCAGAAGTCCGGTCTCAGCGACGGACCGCACACCCTGAAGATCGTCGTCGACGGCACGCACAGCGACGGCTCGGGGGGCAGCTACGTCTCCGTCGACGCCGTCGACCTGTCCGTCCCGCCGCCGGCCCTCGTCGTGCCCCAGCAGCCGGGCACCGCCATCACGCTGAACGGGCGCGACTCGCACATCCTCGTCGCCAACGACGCGTTCGGTGCGCAGCAGCTGCGCTACTCCACGTCGGAGATCATGACGACGGCGACGATCGGCGACCGCGACGTCGCGCTCCTCTACGGCGACCAGGGCACCGACGGCGAGACCGTCCTGCACTACGCGAGCCAGCCGACGGTCACCGTCCAGGCGAACGGGACCGCGGGCTCGGTGACGTCGACGTGGGACGCCGCGACCGGCGACCTGCGGCTGAACTACCGGCACGGCGGCCTCGCCCGGGTGACCGTCTCCGGCGGCGGTGCGGCCCGACCGGTCCTGCTGCTGCTCGCCGACAAGCCGACGGCCGAGACGTTCTGGCGCCAGGACACCGCGGCCGGGCCGGTGCTCGTGCGCGGCACCCACCTGCTCCGCACGGCGACCACGCTCGGCACGACGCTCGCCCTCACCGGCGACAACGGCGACGACAACGGGATCGAGGTCTTCGCGTCCGCCGCCTCCGGGTCGTCGGTGACCTGGAACGGCGCCCGGGTGCAGACCAGGGCGACGACCTCCGGCTCACGGGTCGGCGTCATCTCCGTCCGGCAGCCGGTCACGCTGCCGGCGCTCACCGACTGGAAGCACGCCGAGGAGTCGCCGGAGTCGGCCCCCGGCTTCGACGACTCGCGCTGGGTCACGGCCGACAAGACGACGTCCAACAGCGTCGACGGCGACCCGACGACCCCGGTGCTCTACGCCGACGACTACGGCTTCCACACCGGGAACGTCTGGTACCGCGGTCGGTTCACGGGATCCGCCGGCGCGACCGGGATCACGCTGACGTCGCCCTCCGGTGGGGCCGCCCAGTCCTTCAGCGTCTGGCTCAACGGGACCTTCCTCGGCAGCTCGAGGACCGGCGCGGGGACCTTCTCCTTCCCCGCCGGCACGCAGAAGGTCGGGGCGGACAACGTCCTGTCGGTCCTCACGATCGACATGGGCCACGAGGAGGACTACAACTCGACCAACGGCAACAAGTCGGCCCGCGGCCTCACCTCGGCCGCCCTCGTCGGCTCGCCGCTGTCGAGCATCACCTGGCGGCTGCAGGGCGACCAGGGCGGGGAGGACGTCCCCGACCCGGTCCGCGGGCCGCTGTCGACCGGCGGCCTGTACGGCGAGCGCGCCGGCTGGCACCTGCCCGGCTTCCCCGACGCCGGCTGGGCGAGCACCACACTGCCGACGAGCGACACCCGGGCCGGGGTCTCCTGGTATCGCACGACGACCACCCTGGCCCTGCCCAAGGGCCAGGACACGTCGGTCGGCCTCACCATCGCCGACGACCCCTCGCGGCACTACCGGGCCGAGCTCTTCGTCAACGGCTGGATGGTCGGCAACTACGTCAACGACCTCGGGCCGCAGCACTCGTTCCCGGTGCCCAACGGCATCCTCGACACCCGCGGCAGGAACACCATCGCCATCGCCGTGTGGAACCTCGACGGGAGCACCGGCGGTCTCGGGGCGGTGTCGCTGACCAGCTACGGCACCTGGACCTCGCCGTTGCAGGTGTCGATGAACGACAGCCCCGGCTACGACCGGGCCCGCTACGCGCAGCCCTCGGCCCCCAAGGCGTCCGTCGCGCTGGCGGTGCCCGACGGGGTGACGGCGGGCTCCACCTTCACGGCGAAGGCCACCGTCTCGGTGCCGACCGGGGCGCCGGCCGCCACCTCGCTGACGCCGCGGCTCGTCGTACCGGCGGGGTGGAGCGCGAGCGCCCCGAGTCCCGTGGTGGTGGGGCGCGTGGCGCCCGGAGGGTCGGCGACCGTCTCGTGGACGGTGACCGCCCCGGCCACGCTCCCGTCCTCGTCGGCCCTCTCGGTGACGGTCGGCTACCAGCAGGGCCGCACGGGCGGCATCCTGCGCGACGAGCGCATCGTGCGAGCGCTGCCGGCCCCGCCGGCCGCGGGGCAGGACGCGGTGTCGTCGCTGCCGTTCCTCTCGACCACCAACGGGTGGGGCCCGGTCGAGCGCGACACGAGCAACGGGGAGAAGGCGGCCGGGGACGGTCACCCGCTCACCGTCGCCGGAGCCGTCTACGCCAAGGGCCTGGGCACCAACGCCGTGAGCGACGTCACGCTCTACACGGCCGGCCGGTGCACCCGGTTCACCGGCTCGGTCGGGGTCGACGACGAGACGGGGGGCGCCGGGACGGTGACCTTCTCCGTGCTCGCCGACGGCAAGGCGGTCTACACGAGCCCGGTGCTCAGGGGTCACCAGGCCGCGGTGCCCGTCGACGTCGACGTCAGCGGCGCGCAGAGCGTCGACCTCG
- a CDS encoding beta-galactosidase, translated as MWRSGAASSLRAGSMHYVRVHPGHWRDRPLRLADLGVDAVDTHVAWNVHRPREDVPPDFTGWADLERFLRLAADVGLDAVVRPGPYICAEWPNDGLPVWLTRRRIPLRGSDPRFLDPVPT; from the coding sequence CTGTGGCGCTCGGGCGCCGCCTCCTCGCTGCGGGCGGGCTCGATGCACTACGTCCGGGTCCACCCGGGTCACTGGCGCGACCGGCCGCTGCGGCTCGCCGACCTCGGCGTCGACGCCGTCGACACCCACGTCGCCTGGAACGTGCACCGACCGCGCGAGGACGTGCCGCCCGACTTCACCGGCTGGGCCGACCTCGAGAGGTTCCTGCGGCTCGCGGCCGACGTGGGCCTCGACGCAGTCGTCCGTCCCGGGCCCTACATCTGCGCCGAGTGGCCCAACGACGGTCTGCCGGTGTGGCTGACGCGGCGACGGATCCCGTTACGCGGCAGCGACCCCCGGTTCCTGGACCCGGTGCCCACCTAG